TGTGTTTAGCCAGATAGTCTTGGACAAGTGAGGCAGTGCGGGACCATGCGGGAACTCGTGGGACAACGCCACGGCTGGCGTGGGTTTTCGATCTGGTCGGGTGCGGAACAGCGGCGGGCCGCCCTGCCACTTATCTTTGGACAAGGCGGCCCGTTACGCCACTTATATTGGGACGAGCCTAATTCACCAGATATGGCACAGGGGTGAGCGATGCGGGACGTGTTTCAGCAGGGAGTCCCAGCTTCTCAGCCATCACCCTATAACAATCCAAAGCAGGCAAATCGGTGCAGGCATGAGAAGCACCTGCGGTGTCTGCTTTTTTGTACATAACGTCAATAGCTTCCCGCAATTTTTCCTGGTCCTCTGTCGGCGTCACTTCGGTGCCCAAGACATCCCACATTTTACCCGGATCTTTCCCTGACAGTCCTTTCCCGTCCGGCACGAAAACAGCCTTAGAAAGCAAAGTCTCCCCTAGTATCGTTGAACTGCTTGGCCCGATGGCCATCCAAGAAATCGCCACGTCGCAGTCGTATTTTTGCTGCAAATCGTAGGCAGCCTTCATGGCTGTATGCACTCGCTCCAGAAATGTTGAGTCCTTCTTCTCAACGTAGAAGGCCACGTTCATTCTCTTCCTGCCTGGGAAGCTGAAATCATCCGTCTTGATTACAATATACGGCAATGCGTGCGGAGTCTCCGGAGCCGATCCTCCGCATGAGGCGAGCAGGAAAAGCATTGTGATGATGCAGAGGTGTTTTAAGAAAAGCATGATATCCTCATGTGCAGATATAGAGAAAACAGCTATACTTCGCGACCTACCCACAGAACTCGTCCGATCACTCGGACATTCAAAGATTCGTCCCTCAAATCTACTTTTATTAACGAATACAGAGGGTTGGCACTCCTTAGAACGTACGTCCCTGGCTCTTTGTCCACATACTTAACCAATACCTCGTCATCCATTCCGATGGCGTACGCGCCTCCTGCCACGATGTCGACCTGGGACTGATCTATCAAAACCATATCGCGGTCCTTGATGTCCGGTTCCATTGAATCCCCAGTGACATACATCAGGACCATTTTCGACGCCTGACCCTTGCTTCGCAGCCACTTGCTCTTGAAAGCATAGCGCTCTTCAATGTCATCCGACGTCTCCAGCG
This region of Desulfocurvus vexinensis DSM 17965 genomic DNA includes:
- a CDS encoding LexA family transcriptional regulator; amino-acid sequence: MEDATWEEILQRLLASTGSPTEAVLADRLGISSQSIYNAKKKGKIPPAWVVDVSKKYDVSTDWLFFGLGAMRRSDSGPSEERDRAPQEGARDLLMVPRVKARLSAGSGSLETSDDIEERYAFKSKWLRSKGQASKMVLMYVTGDSMEPDIKDRDMVLIDQSQVDIVAGGAYAIGMDDEVLVKYVDKEPGTYVLRSANPLYSLIKVDLRDESLNVRVIGRVLWVGREV